A genomic region of Rhodanobacter sp. contains the following coding sequences:
- a CDS encoding EAL domain-containing protein translates to MNPPSNTVHPVPMPVKAEDLTGVPAAIEQLLKAQDSASILEICKRILGDFGIAGRLHWQSSANRSAESSGWHLDLAEDVAHQLVLTLSRDEPVAASLRGQLAWLGRLADARLGQLAESSRLYEAISRLALAERLQRALYAIAEQANTEQDMPALMRSLHTIVSSLMYAENFYIALYDSASDSVRFPYYVDALDTDPPTPERSVPLHELLHGITWHLLRHGRPLFGATDELAQELGGQFRLHGPRCEHCIGVPLFRTGQAVGCIVVQSYRASVRYSRHDLDLLSYVAQHVQTAIERRGAHVELERRVADRTTALREANRVLRQQVLQRQRGERLQTALFRIAELAGTTDSLDDFYPAVHRVIGGLLYARNFYIALIDEEDQLITFPYSVDEVDSERLPRSHGGGATEYVQRTGKPLLADAATIDRLLASGEITRFGSRSVCWLGVPLNWGDKVRGVLAVQSYSPEHTYTERDQELLTFVSYHVANALQRKHADAALKQAYASLERRVAERTRALGLANRDLREQIAERERIERRLKYETLHDSLTGLPNRTLLLQRLEQALQRYHVNPKEQFAVLFIDLDRFKVINDSVGHLVGDDLLFQVGGRVRACLKTRDVVARLGGDEFAVLLEHVPDIAAAQHVATLVLNELQTPFRLGTREIFTSASIGIAMVDQHYRQPEELLRDADAAMYNAKDGGRHRVALFDDRLRREALSQLRMEGDLRHALARREFVPFYQPIVSLADGRVAGYEALLRWNHPERGLMLPQDFLLIAEEAGCAEAIDWLLFEQVCAQATQLLGDKGTISINVSGLHFRHSDFDVRLLAMLEKHHVRPASIRVEVIERTLLDNPAQVKQMLQNLRQKGMGISLDDFGTGYSSLSYLHQYPFDSLKIDRSFVTELDSDRNDQGAAVIRAIQVLADALGMQVIAEGIENAAQQQTLIDLGCRYGQGFLYARGQSAEYWLRPENQLS, encoded by the coding sequence ATGAATCCACCCTCGAACACCGTGCACCCCGTGCCTATGCCCGTCAAGGCAGAAGATCTGACGGGTGTGCCTGCGGCTATTGAGCAATTGCTGAAGGCGCAGGACAGTGCGAGCATTCTGGAAATCTGCAAACGCATCCTGGGCGATTTCGGCATCGCCGGCCGGCTGCACTGGCAATCGTCCGCAAACCGCAGCGCAGAGTCCTCGGGCTGGCATCTCGATCTGGCGGAAGACGTCGCGCACCAACTCGTACTCACACTGAGCCGGGACGAACCGGTAGCCGCATCGCTGCGCGGCCAGTTGGCTTGGCTGGGACGACTGGCCGACGCCCGCCTGGGCCAATTGGCCGAATCCAGCCGGCTTTACGAGGCCATCTCGCGACTGGCACTGGCCGAACGCCTGCAGCGCGCGCTGTACGCCATCGCCGAGCAGGCCAACACCGAGCAGGACATGCCCGCGCTGATGCGCTCGCTGCACACCATCGTCAGCAGCCTGATGTACGCGGAGAACTTCTACATCGCGCTGTACGACTCCGCCAGCGACAGCGTGCGCTTTCCGTATTACGTCGACGCCCTCGACACCGACCCACCCACGCCCGAGCGCAGCGTGCCGTTGCACGAACTGCTGCATGGCATCACCTGGCACCTGCTGCGCCACGGCCGCCCGCTGTTCGGCGCGACCGACGAATTGGCGCAGGAACTCGGCGGGCAATTCCGCCTGCACGGACCGCGCTGCGAGCACTGCATCGGCGTGCCGTTGTTCCGTACCGGACAGGCGGTCGGCTGCATCGTGGTGCAGAGCTATCGCGCCAGCGTGCGCTACAGCCGGCACGACCTCGACCTTCTCAGCTACGTGGCGCAACACGTGCAGACCGCGATAGAGCGGCGCGGCGCCCATGTGGAACTGGAACGCCGCGTGGCCGACCGCACCACCGCGCTGCGCGAGGCCAACCGCGTGCTGCGCCAGCAAGTGCTGCAGCGCCAGCGCGGCGAACGCCTGCAAACGGCGCTGTTCCGCATCGCCGAACTGGCCGGCACCACCGACAGCCTCGACGACTTCTACCCCGCCGTGCACCGCGTGATCGGCGGCCTGCTGTATGCGCGCAACTTCTATATTGCGCTGATCGACGAAGAAGACCAGCTCATCACCTTCCCCTATTCGGTGGACGAGGTGGACAGCGAGCGCCTGCCGCGCAGCCACGGCGGCGGCGCCACCGAATACGTGCAGCGCACCGGCAAGCCGCTGCTGGCCGACGCGGCGACGATAGACCGGCTGCTCGCCAGCGGCGAGATCACCCGCTTCGGCTCGCGCTCGGTGTGCTGGCTGGGCGTGCCGCTGAACTGGGGCGACAAGGTCCGCGGCGTGCTGGCGGTGCAGAGCTACAGCCCCGAGCATACCTACACCGAGCGCGACCAGGAGCTGCTCACCTTCGTCAGCTACCACGTCGCCAATGCGCTGCAGCGCAAGCATGCCGACGCCGCGCTCAAGCAGGCCTACGCCAGCCTGGAGCGGCGCGTGGCGGAGCGTACCCGGGCGCTGGGCCTGGCCAACCGCGACCTGCGCGAGCAAATCGCCGAGCGCGAACGCATCGAGCGGCGGCTGAAGTACGAAACCCTGCACGACTCGCTCACCGGACTGCCCAACCGCACGCTGCTGCTGCAGCGGCTGGAGCAGGCGCTGCAGCGCTACCACGTGAATCCCAAAGAGCAGTTCGCGGTGCTGTTCATCGACCTCGACCGCTTCAAGGTCATCAACGACTCGGTGGGCCACCTGGTCGGCGACGACCTGTTGTTCCAGGTCGGCGGCCGCGTCCGCGCCTGCCTGAAGACCCGCGACGTGGTGGCGCGCCTCGGCGGCGACGAGTTCGCCGTGCTGCTGGAGCACGTGCCCGACATCGCCGCGGCGCAGCACGTCGCCACGCTCGTACTGAACGAGCTGCAGACGCCGTTCCGGCTGGGCACGCGCGAAATCTTCACCTCCGCGTCCATCGGCATCGCGATGGTCGACCAGCACTACCGCCAGCCCGAGGAACTGCTGCGCGACGCCGACGCGGCGATGTACAACGCGAAGGACGGCGGCCGCCATCGCGTTGCCTTGTTCGACGACCGCTTGCGCCGCGAGGCGCTGTCGCAGCTGCGCATGGAAGGCGACCTGCGCCACGCGCTGGCGCGCCGCGAATTCGTGCCGTTCTACCAGCCCATCGTGTCGCTGGCCGACGGTCGCGTGGCCGGCTACGAGGCGCTGCTGCGCTGGAACCACCCGGAGCGCGGCCTGATGCTGCCGCAGGATTTTCTGCTGATCGCCGAGGAAGCCGGCTGCGCCGAGGCCATCGATTGGCTGCTCTTCGAGCAGGTCTGCGCGCAGGCCACGCAGCTGCTGGGCGACAAGGGCACCATCAGCATCAACGTATCCGGCTTGCATTTCCGCCATTCCGATTTCGACGTCCGCCTGCTGGCGATGCTGGAGAAGCACCACGTGCGGCCAGCCAGCATCCGCGTTGAGGTGATCGAACGCACGCTGCTGGACAACCCGGCCCAGGTGAAGCAGATGCTGCAGAACCTGCGCCAGAAGGGCATGGGCATCTCGCTGGACGATTTCGGCACCGGCTACTCCTCGCTGAGCTACCTGCACCAATACCCGTTCGACTCGCTGAAGATCGACCGCTCTTTCGTCACCGAGCTGGACAGCGACCGCAACGACCAGGGCGCGGCGGTGATCCGCGCGATCCAGGTGCTGGCCGATGCGCTGGGCATGCAGGTGATCGCCGAGGGCATCGAGAACGCCGCGCAGCAGCAGACCCTGATCGACCTCGGCTGCCGCTACGGGCAGGGCTTCCTGTACGCGCGCGGCCAATCGGCCGAGTACTGGCTGCGGCCGGAAAACCAGCTGTCCTAG